In Rhizophagus irregularis chromosome 17, complete sequence, the sequence agtgaaaatttattggtataggaaattattagtatatattatataggatATTAGTACATTGAGTTTAACTGTATAAAGCTTTTATTTCCTTCAATCCATTCCTATATCATCAATTCTATTcagaatattttcaaataatattgaatttaaagtaacctttaaagtataattacaattattttgtatatattgttTTGCTACATGCCTGCACCCAAAATtgttcaataaatttaatttacaacTAAACTTTGGACTTATGACCTcaaatttcaacaatttcttgaattaaagGTTTTTGTGCagcaaaatcaaaaatttgacTGGAATTATCATTGAAAGTATCATTCCAGCCTAATTTATGATGgccaaatttaataagattttaaaataatagattttatgatCGAATTAATCCAACTGGAAAAAACTCTCTGctattataactaaaaaagtaatattctatcaaatattcaaataataggcttaaattttttataacaacaaaaaatttttctttaaaattatctggCTTTAGACTGTATGCACcgtaagattttattatttttattttttattttatttttaaaataaaaagtttaaaagtatttttgcgataattatatttttggaccaatcatatttaaaaggAGAGGGGACTAAACCGGGGTCTAGGTTAAGGACACATAATAAAgtcctttaatttttctagCAAATTTAAGGGTAGAGATCTGTAAGTTTTAGAAAtaatgcatttataaattataaaattttattttataggtaattatttgattttagaATCAAGATTAATAGAATTTGaagattttatactttatctgtacaaatacttttttagtatatgttacagtattaaatatttttaaactgtcttaaataatgaaacaaatgaaaatcagaaatatttaaattagaaaacaaTTTGTTTTAGAAATATGAAGTATTTgtacttcaaaaatattaattttatcttacgCAGGCAATCttgataattttcaatatactGGAGTTTGATCTGGAATggaacaataataaatatactttcaATTTCTTGATATATgagatttttctaataaaacgGATGATTCGAGATTTGCCATTAACAacttgtatttaaaaaaaaatcgggatCTTCGCTATGAATAGTCGTCAAGTCGTCAAGAATTGGAATCTACAATTTCAGGATGATTTTGAATCTTTTCCTGATCCGCCTTATAAGTCTTATAAGTCCAAATCAATAATCACTAAAATCTGTATATATCAATCCTAAAACCTGTTCTTTCTAGTTATACAAAACAATGCCGAACTCACTccgtaaaaataaataccgtttattataaagaatctTCTGATTCATGAtcttaattataaagtaaaaagtaAATGGAAAAAAGAGGTGGATCgaagattatatataatatatcacaATATCAcacatttgataataaagaaacatCAGGACACCAGTCCATTGatcggtatttttttttatttaaaaaaatattttataattaccttaattaaatgtaatcccgtaaattatttatatatacgtatgtatataataaatatatatatacacatttTGGAATCAcgtatttaatattaacaaaaaaaaaaattaaatatcaataatgtacaaaaaaataaattacatataaattattataactaaaacaaaaaaaattgtttgctTAAAAAACTAAAAGTACATAAatgtatacattttttttttcttttttttctagtgtattaaaaatttcataatataatactaGTTTATATAACAGTATTGCATATactgtattaaattttacttttttcttttatttttttctaaattcaagTAATCTTCTTCCTtcaatctttaataaaaatgatgtaaATGATACTACCATTACCACAATTCCAAGTATCGTAAATGGCGTTGAACTTGcaggaaattttttgaatactGCGGCGAATACAGCACCACCAATACTTCCACCACCACCAACTAGACCTGAAATAACACCCATAAGTTCTGGATTTACAAAAGGTACAATACCAAAAGAAGTCCCACAACCGgcctaaaaataataaattttatttagtaaattgtGCTcgtgtataaataaaataaattcagtaaataataaattataataacttacTTGAGTGAAATAActgaataaaattaagataacAATAGCTTCAGCTAAACTATTTAAAGTATATGGGAATATAAATAGGAATAAACCTTCCAAAAAGAAGATTATAAATTGAACAAGAAGTCTACCACGAATTCCCATTTTTTCATTAGCAAAATCCGAAAGGAAACCTCCAGTGGCACGtgaaaataaattcatcaaacCAAAAAGTGAAGCGATCAAACCAGCATCCTTTTTGGAaaggttaaattttttttgttcataaaaaaacaaagtcAAAGCACCATCTACAGCAAGTTCAACACCAAAACAACAAGAATACATAATCATTAAAAGTATAACATTTGGATCTTTAAGTGCTAATAAGAAAGTTTTAAGATCACGTTTTGGTACAGTAGGAGCCGGAACATTCTTTTCAGAATCTGTGTCAGTTACAACTTTATTTGCATCATCTGTATTGGGcttcttttcattattagcTATATGAATTTCTGCAGTTTGTTTAGGGGAAAGGTCACGTTTAAACCAATCACCTTGAGGACAATCATCAGTGAAGAAATAATCACATAAACCAACAGTGAAGCAAAGAACAGCAGGAATAACTAAAGAAACGCGCCATGATAAGCTAGAACTTAAACCAGCAGAATGAAAACCAGCGGCGATCAAAGCCAGAAATATAGTAGTAATACCAGCACCCATGTTTCCCCAACCTCCTACTATAGCATTAGCACTTCCAACAATATTTTTACCAAACATTTGAGTTGTCCAGAATTGACAAGGAACAAAAGTAGCACCGAGAATACCAATAAAGAAACGTACAACAATTAAACCAACAGGGGTACGTACTAAAGCACTAAGTCCTACAGGTATAGAACCTAATATAAGCAATAGAGCCATAACACGTTTTGGGCCAAAACGGTCACATAAAGGGCCAACAAGAAAACGGAAAAATACAGCGGAGGCCACATTTACAATGTTTCCATCTTCGGCTTGTTCAGGGGTTAATTTTAGATCTTCCTTAATATAAGGTAAAAGAGGAGCAATTGCAAACCAGCCCGTAAAAGCTATATTAAAGGAAAGCCATGAAAAATGAAATGCTCTCATATAAGGACGTTTCCCTTGAATGAGATTAATCTCAGTTGCCTTTTGGTCATCAGGATTAACAGAAAGTTCTTTAGAAggtttatcaaataatttaatcattttgataattttaaaatgtcaATTCGTTTCAAACTCAAATTATGgacttttgcttttttttttgtcgttaaaaaatatataataaaagacaAAAGCAAAGGTTCCGATCTTCAGGATAAAAAATGGCTTATTtaagggttttttttttattttttgtaaaccTTCGTGTGATACCGGTAATTTTTGTGGATCACCTTATCTAGTATCAGcgccaaagaaaaaaaaagataagattCACGGCAGATTCtcgaataaaattaaatagaacACGGTTTACAAATAATCTgacattaatatttatttattaaacaatgattaagtaatatattattcattgaTAGGCAAACTAGGAATAAACTGCTTTACAAATgcaataatacaataaaataaaataaaatttatttttaaactttttgaatgaaattcattattttttttatatttttttagtaagaaGATTGAATCAAcgaaataaagataattaattgaaaaagatggatataacattctttttttagagaTCAAAATTTGATACGTACGAAAGGGAAATTTTGGgcatttaattttgaaaacatTGACGCGAAATTAGTACACGGGGGTCTAGACGTGCATATTGCATTTTTACATTGTATTACATATGCATTGTATGATTTATAATAGCAATTATCAAAATCTTTGTTTGTAGGTTTTTTACGTGATCATGATCTGAtgatcatattattatatatattgagtatatatatatattacattaatacaagtttttattttctggTCTAGAACGAACAGAACGAAGTTggatttaatttacttaattacttatcattatttatcttatctttcgtgatataattaattttttatcttatcaGCTAAAAGTCACCCGTGCCCGATTTCCAGGTTATTGATCAGCTTAATAACGCAGTTCTTGCTGTTTTTAGCTTATCTATTTATGATTTTCAATAAACAGTTTTTCCATTTTGGTACTTCATTACTTatcattgataaattattgGTGAGTTCgattaagtattatttaaaaaaaaaagaaattatattatttactggGAGCAATCACccctttttttaatactgtATATGCGTTTACATATGAATACGTTTTCGAGTTCCGTATCCGTCCGGTAGTAACGATGTAAAATggattgaattttaaaaaaaaaatttcatttctcATAGGCTACAActtaatttctataattagtttaattattatttttattttattttattttattttatttatttatctttttttttaaaaaaaagaaagttctgatcttaaaataaaacaaatacaaAAAGTGGAACGACACTTATCTTAAAAATTGataggtaataaaaaaaaaaatttttttcatttttgtttatttggtCACAAATTGCTTATCTACGAAATGTTTGACATGCTTAATTCACATGTTTTGAAGATCCAAATTTTCTAGAAGACTGTTCTAAATATCATTGATAACTTATCAAATTCGTATCTTCTTTATCACCCGTTTTTTTCTGACTATGGATAATCGTAATCTTATCAAAAGAGTTAAAGATTGCGTCTCGTAGAGtaactactaaaaaaaacGTAAGatttttatcgaattattCTTATCTTTATATACTTGAAGGACAATGGTTACTTCATTCGATCTATGTATCTTCGTATCTTTGTCATTATAgatatgaaatatatgatagaaatattttttaaacgtTAAACGTATTACATTacttaatcattattattatgtatatcACCTGTCAGATAACGTGATACTAATAATGTGTGCTACGCCTATATCGATACGGAAAATTTTAATCTTGGTGTGggaaaaatttgttataaaaaaattccgcTACGTGGGAaagtaacaaataaatttgatcctatttcttttttttttctttgctcAATTGCCAAGAATTGATCGATATACATATACTaactatattttatattgttgaAATTTTACTGAGTCagatttaaagaataaaaggAAACTATTTACTATTTACGTAAATTATCAATGATCTCGGATTcggaaattaatttttctttttttgattcacTTCTCCACGCGGAAAATTTGATaagatatcttttttttttattatttttgcatattcaagaaatttttatttgacaaCGTTGATCTTTCATATATAAGATACGATCTTCGCTTTCGGATTTTCCGCATATTCGCGTACCACTTGCTTATCTTTTttcgaacaaaaaaaaaaagaaattataaaaatgccGCTACTTTatccatttttcatttttaatttttaattttcatttatcatttatcatttatcatttttcatatatcatatttcatttttcattttccattttccatttttcatttttcattaatcatttttcatttttcattttccattttccatttttcatttttcattaatcatttttcatttttcattttccattttcatttttataaatattagtcAGCTTACGCTCATAATGAATACACAATTAATGTCCATgtagaatattattaattttttacgttCAAAGTTTAATCCTTTTaagcatttattaaaatctttggAACCATTAATATACAAGTTAGTTCAAATTAATTCCTTAATGCTATGTTATTTTTGGTAATTACCCATAAATTTTACACTTATGTAATTTCATTTACGATATGATATTTCAGAAATGTATCCTACGGATAATGTCAATACTATCCGCTCCGTTCAATGATGATTCGAGTTGTATAATCTCAAATGCTTTATATACCACTCTCAAATTTTCTTATCTTCTTCtctttctttcaaaaaaattttaaatagctATACACTTCGTAAAGATGCCattttatgatgatgatgatgatagaccattttataaaaataaattattgatttcaGCTGAAAGGAGATCTGCGTTTGAAGAAAAAACTTCATATAGAGatcgtaataataattattccaCAACTAAAACTAGTTATGAatctgaaataaaatttaaatcatcaatTCCTTTATATACTCCATCTGAATCAAATCGTGTTACaccttataaaaattatactccCAAGATTTCTGATTCAGGTTGTGTTAcgacatataaaaataatacccCATTTAAGGGTTCtgctgaaattattaattcagaACGTACGTCGATTAGAAATTATAGATCTAATGGTTCTGCTAGTTTAGATCATAtgttacataataattatgaatctAAATTTTCAGCTGAAATTGCTAATAaagatgataatgattttaaaattgaagCAAGAGCGAGAAGAATGTATGATTCAGATATTAATGGTGTCAAAACTAAATTTGATGTAGGTGGTTCAGgtttatttgatattaaaaataataattataaacttgAAGCAAATATGGGAGGAATGGTTGATTCAGATAATATAAAAGCTAATTTTGATGCAGATTGTTCAGgtttatttgatattaaaaataataattataaacttaAAGCAAAAGCGAGAGGAATGGCTGAATTGGATACTGACGATCTTAAAGCTAAAATTGAAGCAGATGGTTCAGCTTCATGGGATAATGTGagtaatgattttaatattgaagGAAGAATGAAAGGAATGGTTAAATCAGATTTTGATGATGGTTCCACAGCTAAAGTTGAAGTAGATTGTTCAGGTTCATGTGGAAACAATGAAAGAAAAATCGGTGCAAGTATTAAATCATCAATTCAAAAAGATGAACTTACTTTTCTTCAAAGTAAAGGTTCGGTTAAGTCAGATGATCTAAAAATAAGTTCAAAACTCAGTAGTACGGTATTTAGAGCTAAAGATGAAGATAtggatttcaaatttttaaatgctacagtagaaaataaatttggaataaataaGGATGGTGTAGATTGTATGGAAAAATTAGGGGTAAGTTTGGTGGAATTTGAGGGTGCAGGCATTAAATCGAAAATTGGATTAAATCTTGATACAGGAATGTCAGTCAATAGTAACACTATGGAAATTAAAGTAGAAGGTTTTGGTATCAAATTAGGAAAAGAAACAGGTTTTAGTACACCTATTGGAGAAGTTTCAGTTGACCTTGGTAGATATCTCGATTGACctagaaaaaatgtttaatatttagttttgTTGTTcacttatatataaaatatagtatCCCGTATAAttgtcatttttattaatggttaatttgttttattaaataaaggtcAATGTTACTATGTTAGTCCCAGTATCAGTCATATGACCACGTTGTTTATTCATGTCACATTAATACATCATATTTGAAATCTATTAGGAGCTTGTATGCTCGTGGGAAGTCCAACATTTTTGTGAGAACGAGATTATTaggattaaaaattttacgggTTCTTTGATTTAgataagtttaaaattaatcGTAAACGGAGTTTgagtgaaaattatttatttgacacaTAAAATCTCCACGAATCATCGAATCATGTCTGTCTGAAAACATCATAACCATCTTATTTCACAAGATTTaccaatatttaattaaatcgtCACATTTCAAATTGCTATTATTTTTGTGTATCCTCGCATATTTGGCAtcagaattttctttaatagaagACTAGAATACTACAATACCTTGCAgcttaaattatacaataacCTAATAGGtcgttataattaaattgtattgaaatttatatcatgTAGAGAAAGtatttagtaatatataattaactgAACGCTATTTATGTCGTTGTTACCACAAATTGTACGCAGTACATGCATAATGTTGAAAACGTAATAATATGTAAACTTTAGTAGCCTGAATTATGTTATAATTTGCTGCTTAATGCTATTTCTTTTGATGactcataaaaatattcatttatttattacaggAAATAAATATCGTCAAATAACGTAAATTGATGtgataaatctttttaaacttaaaaaaaaaaaaattttttattgtatcaaCTATCAACTATCAAATGTAAATTACTTGATTCCAAAAACTTTAAGTATATCACTTCTGAAGTTTCTTTTACTGCACAAAGACGTGGTTTATAGGTTTATAAAAACCATAGTTATTTGACTTTATTTTTGAAAGTTACTCGAAAATTTAGAGAATtgccaattaaaaaaaaaagccaaaggATATTTCACTGTATGACAAACAGTGTAATCTCAACAACATGATGCAGGTATTAAATCCACATTTGCGTATAATATTGCTCGTGCATTAATTAAAGGGtagtgaaatttttaaaacaaaaaagtacCAATTAAAATACGGaattttccgaaattaaacttttaaataaaaaaaataaatatataattgttatttttttgtaaaaatataaaatataatagatcGAATTttgttctcttttttttttctatattttttttataaacgaGTGATATGAAACATAAGTTTGCATTTAAAGTTTTCGGTTAATCCGTATcaatttaatatactgtaaagcgtagaaacttttttaataataaaaacgaTCAAAGGTACATGCTATTTTgctttgttttttattaatcgaCATTTTTCACTGGATTATTCAATGCAGCTTGCATTAGatttaaccaattaatttattgtcaATCATCcagtaaaaatagtaaaaattaattgtcgCAGCTTCGTACTCGAGGAGGATTTATATCACTCGACGCGTGAAAAAGagagtttaatatttttcttctttaaagCACAAAAggttacatttaataattaaccGAAAGATTGAGCATTATGCAACTAACTATAAAGCATGTGACCACAACGAggtgaaaaagaaataaaatgaacTCGCAAACAATACTTCATGATATTTATctcaacaaaatattttctCCCTTTcctaacctttttttttttaaaaaaaaagaaaaaaattttacattccTTTACTTTTTCTCACCACAAACCGCTAAAGAATAAACTTCTTATCGCGGTGTGAACACGCCTAAAGATAAAGTTctttaaataacttataatcTTTATTCTACCTCCTCCTTCCATCTCTCTcatatcaataaattcttaacatgaaatattctattattttattcactATTTGCTTTGCTCTTGCGGTAGCTACCGCAACTAGTGCAGCCACATTAGCATCCAAGAAGAGAAGTTTGATTATTGGAAAAGGCGATTGGGTTTCCTCAAGAGCAGTCAATGGTTTTGTTAAACGTGCCAAGAAAGATGATAACAACAAAGAAGACgataaaaagaacaaaaaagaagataacAAGAATAACGACAACAAAGACgataataagaataaagataacaaaaataatgatgataaagatgataaaaatgataacgGAAAAGGCAAGCCTGTTGATGCCCAGATAACATTTTATTCTGGAGATAGTCTTAAAAATTCGGCCTGTTACGGTAACAACGGATTGAGAAATTATGATGCTAATGAAAATGATATGATTGCTGCTATGCATATGAACGAACTTGAATTGTGTTTTGATTGCATTGAAATTAGAAATCCTGcgaacaataaaaatataattgtaaaagtTATTGATAAATGTGCTGGTTGTCCCCCAGATGGTAATAATGTTGATTTAACTCCTTTCGCTTTTAAACAATTGGCTGATATTATCTTAGGCAGAGTCAATATTGAATGGCGTCCTTTGAATAAATGTCCAGATAAAGGAAGATGGCCAATTTTCGAAGAAATTGATAGATCTAATTAGATTTAAGCatgttcttttatttttctccTTGAAAAGTACTTTTATCAACTTGAAttgtacttttttttcaaataaataaatgttgtctattttataacaataaatttcacttttttcatGCATGTACAGTAGGTAATGTGCACATATAAAAACTCCTTGTTGTACCTTTTTCCGGATGCTATTTCCCAATTTCTGAATGCTCATTTTCGAAACTGGATCATATTCCGAAATTCCATTTTCCCGAATGTCACTTTATCTCAATttccaataaataataaacaaacatTAGGGAATTATTGCGCCGAGAATTTTATTGTCCAGTTATTAATTTGTATACTTAATTACTGTATAGTATacgtaaaaaaattgttattgcttattatttattattttgcaatCAAATAATCTTTTGGCAGTTAATCATTTTTATGCACCGTATGGCCAAGCCAAAATGAAATGGGTTAAAAAGAAATCTatacatcatttatttatgatcCAATCGGATTTTGCAATATTGGGGTCGTGGGTATTTGGTACCGCTGGTACGCATCACAtctatcacgtgatttattacACCTTTCCTTATATATAGCTATCCGCAGTAACACGTGATCGAAAGTCTTACTAAATAAGGAAATCCGCAGTATATCATGTGATAGGATGTGATGCGTACCTGCTATTGCGGTATTGCCTAGTACCTATAACCCCGCACCAACTATCTAATGTTTGGAAAATGTATTTCGGAAAATCCAGCTGCAGccataataatcataaataatcaTATGCAATTCTTTTTGTGCGTATTAcggtatttatttattttaatcagcTAAACTCGTGATAATTTGCAGATCCAACCTTTTATAATTTGcccttaaaaaaaacttaaaaagctgatcttttttctttcttggaatttttttttccaaaatacttatcaaaattcaaagcaatctttaataataatgtcaaAAGAAGAATCAACTTTTAAATTTGGACATCCAATGCGATCACAATTTCTTTTAGATAATGATTATATACCACTTAATCATGGATCGTATGGAACTATTCCTAAGGTCGTTCAAGAAGCTTTCCGTGAATATCAAGATAAAATGGAAACTAATCCTGACAAGTTTTTTCGCAGAGATTTAGAATTAGAATTATGTAAAGCCAGAGAAGCTGtagcaaaatttataaatgctgaaacaaATGAAGTGGTTTTTGTACAAAATACTACAACTGGTATTAATTCAGTTTTGAAAAGTTTGAAATATGAAGAAGgtgataaattactttatttttcgACAGTTTATGCTGCTATAGGAagtttattagaatatattcaTGAAATATATGAAGGAAAAGTTGAACTTATCAAAATTGAAGTAAATTATCCTATATCAGATGatgatttaattgataaatttgtcAAAGTCATTGAAGAGGAAAAACAAAAACCAAATACGAAAATCAAATTGGCCGTAATTGATGCTATATCTTCTACTCCCGGTTTGTAatcctttattattattattattttcacgtAATgccataaaattaattgtgttTATAATCCTCTTAGGAGTTATTGTACCTTTTCAACGTATGATTTCTATTTTGAgacaaaataatattctttctGTCGTTGATGGAGCTCATGCAATTGGTCAAATTCCtctaaatattaaagaaattgaacCAGATTTTTTTGCGACAAATTGTCACAAATGGTTATATACACCTAAAAGTTCTGCTATTCTTTATGTTCCATATAAACATCAGAAAAAGATTCATCCTTCTGTTACAAGTTTATATTTACATGAAGGGTTTGTTTCCGAATTCTCATGGATTGGAACACAAGATTTTGGGTGAGTGAACTAgtgaatgaattttttttacatattaaatttatataagattagaaaataatataatatacgtCCATTTTTAGTTCATTTTTGGCGATTCATGCTGCTTTGGAATTTCGCAAAAAAATTGGTGGTGAAGAAAAGATTcaaaattattgcaaaaaattgGCTATTGAAGGaggaaatttaatttcttcaattcttGGTACGGAAATAATTGGACCAGAAAGTATTATTCAAAGTATGGTCAATATTAGGTTACCAATTCCTACATCAAATGAAGAATTtactgataaaaaatttatggatttaatgtttaataagtataattttgCTGTACTTGtatttaaacataataaatattggtaTATTAGAGCTAGCGCACAAATTTATAcagatttaaatgattttgaaaaagttggttatattgtaaaagaaatttgtgattcttttaa encodes:
- a CDS encoding uncharacterized protein (SECRETED:cutsite_ATA-TS; SECRETED:prob_0.3041); SECRETED:SignalP(1-19), whose amino-acid sequence is MKYSIILFTICFALAVATATSAATLASKKRSLIIGKGDWVSSRAVNGFVKRAKKDDNNKEDDKKNKKEDNKNNDNKDDNKNKDNKNNDDKDDKNDNGKGKPVDAQITFYSGDSLKNSACYGNNGLRNYDANENDMIAAMHMNELELCFDCIEIRNPANNKNIIVKVIDKCAGCPPDGNNVDLTPFAFKQLADIILGRVNIEWRPLNKCPDKGRWPIFEEIDRSN